The genome window GGTCTAAAATTGGTGCTCTTCGATTTGACATTTATGAAATTGGCCAACGGTGCAATTCCCGTGTCCACGCTTTCCAACGTGTTGCGCATTACGTGAGGCTGGGCGGAACGTGGGCGTGGCTGGGCGCCAGTCATGGGCAGCTGCATGTAACGGAAGAGTCGCGGCGAGGCTTCCTCATTTGACTGGCCAATCAAGTCCAGGTCGGCATAGTCATTGTCAAAGCCCAAACCAATGCGAGCAGCTCCGCCTCCTCCACCTgcagctcctgctcctcctccacctGCACCGGCTCCACCATTTCCACCTCCAccgccagcagcagctccaccAGCTCCTCCAGCTCCGCCTGCTCCACCAGCTCCCCCTGCGCCACCAGCTCCCCCTGGTCCACCAGCTCCTCCTCCAccagctcctcctcctcctccattGGCTACTGCCACAGGTGGCGTAAACATGGCCGACAGCTGTATGGGCACAAAGGCGGGCAGTTGCACAGTGACCGGTGCACCTGGTGGAGGCAGCTCCGGTTCTGGTGTCGGTGTTGGTGTCGGTCGTGGTCGAGGTCTTGGCGTTGGTCGTGGACGTGGACGTGGTGGTCGCACCGGACGTCTTGGCGGCGGTGCTGGTGGCTCAACCGGTTCGGGAGCCGGCGGCGTGGTATCGTCCTCAACTTCCTGCCATGCTTCGAGCAGCGTCAACAGCTCATCCTTGGTCATGTGACCCATTCCAAATGGACTAAAGCTACTAACTGTGTTCCAGCCCAAAGAGGAGGGTGAATCGAAAACCGAACGTGGAATCCGCGCGAACAAAAACTGCTGGACAGCGAGGCTGCCACAGAGCAGTTGGAGCAACAGGCTCAGTCCCAGGAGTCTTGtggtcgtcgtcatcgtcttGCTGCTGGTTGTGCCACGTTTGTTGATCCCCATTGAAGTCGCCTCGCATTTATATACCCATCTTTCGGCAAGTATATGGCCCATGATCCAGTTTAACGCCTGCCTGTCTGCCTGGGCCGGAAAACGGAAGTGCAGGCTCGCTAAAAAATGAATAGCAAAATGAAGTgaagtgaaatgaaatgcaagCCAAGTcaagccaagccaagccaagccaagccaagACAAGCAGCGGGTGAACTGGTTAATGCCACGCCAAAATGGTCACTCTAATCCATCGCGCAGACATTtaccaaaaaacaaatgcaatacAAGCCATTgcccaagtccaagtccacgTCCACGTTCACGTCACATATTCAGCCTGTCAGCGAACTACTTTTATGCATACCCTGTACTCCTCGAACTGCTCACATGGGGTAGCAACAACTTGAGCGTAAGTATGCAACAGACAGGCTAACCTACTTACTTATGTTGTTAGCCTAGAAAAATCACATTAGTATAAGCAATGCGTATCAAAAGATTAATCTATACTAGAGTTTTTATGCATTAGAGTGACCATATTTACCTATGGTCAAGTTCTTTAAATGTATTGCTTATATACGCTGTAATGCGGCATATGGTGAGTGTtgtgtgaaatttaaataacttatacAAATTAGGGTGACCATAAATTTGGTATGTCCATACTCTCCATTCTTATCTACCATTTGGTAACCTACTTACTTGTGTGGTTATCTATATTAGTATAAGCAATATGTAACAAAAGATTAAACTATACTAGAGTTTTTATGCATTAGAGTGACCATATTTATCTATGGTAAAGTTCTTTAAATGTATTGCTTATATACGCTGTAATGCGGCATATGGCGAGTGTtgtgtgaaatttaaatagcttataCAAATTAGGGTGACCATAAATTTGGTATGTCCATACTCTCCATTCTTATCTACCATTTGGGTAAGTTTGTAGAATGtgataagcaaaaaatatatattatttttgcggGTTTAAAGGTATAGAGTGACCATATTTTGCATgtattcacttttattcaaatattacaAACGTTAAAATACTGTCAGTACTATCTGCTTGAATTACAGCCAATGTTAAGCGCATctcttaagattttaagaGTTAGGACTACCATATTAGGTCAGAACGGTCTGCCATCAAATAATTTGGCTTTACATAGGACTATGTTTATCTATGACTTGCTTTAAAGTTTACGCGACATTATGTATGtgattcatatatgtatatctgtaagttttacagggtatcatcTAGTTCTTCCACAGTTTACACacttgttattgctgctgttaatGGCCAACTGCCCAGGCCAACAGCGTGGGCTAATTCCTGGATAGGCGCCGGCGGCTGAAACCAGTCGCATTGCAAATTGTAACGAGACAAAAGCTTCGTTG of Drosophila innubila isolate TH190305 chromosome X, UK_Dinn_1.0, whole genome shotgun sequence contains these proteins:
- the LOC117788300 gene encoding translation initiation factor IF-2, yielding MGINKRGTTSSKTMTTTTRLLGLSLLLQLLCGSLAVQQFLFARIPRSVFDSPSSLGWNTVSSFSPFGMGHMTKDELLTLLEAWQEVEDDTTPPAPEPVEPPAPPPRRPVRPPRPRPRPTPRPRPRPTPTPTPEPELPPPGAPVTVQLPAFVPIQLSAMFTPPVAVANGGGGGAGGGGAGGPGGAGGAGGAGGAGGAGGAGGAAAGGGGGNGGAGAGGGGAGAAGGGGGAARIGLGFDNDYADLDLIGQSNEEASPRLFRYMQLPMTGAQPRPRSAQPHVMRNTLESVDTGIAPLANFINVKSKSTNFRPPMSLPIQQHAPVHQFPVSRPKFVPPPPPFLANAPGPLELVPSSQIIGNWRE